TGGGTAGGTTTTTCAAAGATTTAGTGAAGTGCCATTGGAGTGATTCGTTTCCAATCAAGCTTTTAGCCAAATTTATGCTACGTTTGGGGAAAAAGAGTAATGATAGGATATGGCCTTAcatatggttttggttataaCTTTGACAGAAATGGTTGATTCGATGAAGAAGGTTGCAATGCTGGACATTGATTTGACCGTAGAGGAGAGAAATTTGCTCTCTGTTGGGTACAAGAATGTGGTTGGGGCTCGGAGAGCGTCTTGGAGAATTCTGACTTCAATTGAGCAAAAGGAGGAGTCTAGAGGTAATGACCAGAATGCGAAGAGGATCAAGGAGTATAGACACAAGGTTGAAACAGAGCTCACCGATATTTGCACTGATATCATGAGAGTGATTGATGAGCATCTCATTCCTTCGTCGTCCAGTGGCGAATCGACTGTGTTTTATTACAAAATGTAAGCAATTTATGTTTTATGCTTAGTTCACATTTGGTTGACAAGGCTAAAAGCTGGGTGATAATCCCATCGTATGAGCTGACTGACTAGTAGTGATGGGAATAACAACACCGCATCTCAAGACATTGTATATCTCCTTCTCCAATTGGTGCATTCAAACCCTATAAATTAAGTCCAGCTCCGTGTCTAACGGCCTATCAAAAGGATCCTTACTTTATACGTTGTTTCTACTTGTGTTTCATGGGATTTTTGGTGGTTGTAGGAAAGGTGACTATTATCGGTATCTGGCAGAGTTTAAGACTGGTAATGACAGGAAAGAAGTTGCTGATCATTCAATGAAAGCATATCAAGTAGGCGATCTTTCATTGCCTCCATTTATTATCTCATTTTtagtgtgtgtttgtttgttgaGGTACTTTGTTGTGGGTTGATTTCCCAATTTCCATTGCATGGTGTGAATGAAGAAGTTCGTGCTGAAATtattgtgcattttttttactgagATTATCTTCTCTGGCAAATATGTCCTCTTTGAAACATAGCTGTTCTAGATCTTTGAATAATATTCTAATGGTATACGTCCATTTTCTCAAAACAATCTTACTTCGCCACCAGATAATAGCTTCCTACCCACTGGATATTTGAATGCTAATTATGTTGTCAAATTGGAGTTGATTCCAGATGTTGTTCCTTCCATCACGTAGTGAGTCTAGTGACTTCCCTTGCAACTTGTTTCCTTGGTGGTGTTGTGAATATCCACTGTCCGTTGATTTTCTATCGACATGTTGACTTGAAAATTAGAGTTAGAAGGAGAAAAGCGCCTTCTGAGTATCATTTGAGTTTATGTAATGGCTAAAGTTTTATCTTCTTTAAGCAAGAATGTAGATTTCATAaaaattgctctctctctctctctctctctctctcagtatgTTTGTGTCACATTGTCACTTATGTTCTCTGTTTACTTCTGATTGCAGGCAGCTACCACCACAGCAGAGGCTGAATTGCCTCCTACACATCCCATTCGATTGGGTTTGGCTTTGAATTTCTCTGTCTTCTATTATGAGATTTTGAATTCACCTGAAAGGTTAGCAGGGTGTTTTATTTGGGGTTGAATGCTGTAGAAACCTGTATTTATGTCTCAGCTGATGTGGAGCTTCCTTTCTCAGGGCTTGTCATCTCGCAAAGCAAGCTTTTGATGAAGCCATTTCAGAGCTTGATAATCTGAATGAGGAGTCATACAAAGATAGCACCTTAATTATGCAGCTCCTTAGGGACAATCTAACCTTGTGGACATCTGACATTCCAGAGGATGGAGGTAGGTGACTAATTATCATACAGTAGGGAAAGAGTAGGGCAGAAAAGAGAATATATAAACGAAAAATGGAAGGAAAGAACACATAAAAtttgttattttgaactttttcaaAACGTATCAGTTGATGGGTAGTTTTTGATGGATTTGTTTTAACTGAatagtgggtttttttttctgtgtattgttttgctttctcaaaattaaaaacttacTTCCAACCGAAAAAAGTCTCCCAGAAAATTGTTGGTTcacatgcttatcaaaaaaaagaaaatcgttGGTTCACATCAAGCTAGTTGTTGGAAATTGACATTTGCCATTCAAGACCATGGTTTTCTTAACAAAACAGCCGTCCTCATTTTATTGTTGAGCTCCGAAGGGATCTGTGTAGATGATCAGTATGCTAGAATGTGTTTTGTGGTGAAGCTCACATTGGGAGATATGTATTATATTCTAAGTAATATTTGTGGATTCTCTTCATATTCTTTTTGCCATTCATCAACCTACAAAAAGACGTTGCTAAACTTATGGAATAGAAGTAACGTTGATGTGCCCGTCATTTTCTCTCGTTTAATGTCTGAAATCTTATCTTGCTAGGCATACTAAGGGACTAGTGGGGGCTGACTTCGAAGAATTTGCTCGTTTTTCTATAACTTAAAGAGACTTTTCAATATCACCCACACACTAATCTCTTGAAAGATAATACTCGTACTTGTgggtttgattttgtttcctCAAATTGCCAGTCCCAGACTCCCAATGGTAGGGGTGTCACAAAACCCGACGGACCGAAAAAACCGACTGATCTGTTCGGTTTTCAGTCAGGGTGATGGCGGAATTTTTTCGGACTCGGTCTCGGTTTCCTGAAATTTTTGCCAgaccgaaccaaaccaatcgactatatattatatatattttacatatatatatatattctttaaattaaatggaaattttattttcaggCGGACCGAAATCCCCAACCGAACCGAACTCAACTCCGGTTGGGATCGGTCCTAGAAATATTT
The sequence above is drawn from the Rhododendron vialii isolate Sample 1 chromosome 6a, ASM3025357v1 genome and encodes:
- the LOC131330075 gene encoding 14-3-3-like protein B isoform X2, with protein sequence MASRENFVYIAKLAEQAERYDEMVDSMKKVAMLDIDLTVEERNLLSVGYKNVVGARRASWRILTSIEQKEESRGNDQNAKRIKEYRHKVETELTDICTDIMRVIDEHLIPSSSSGESTVFYYKMKGDYYRYLAEFKTGNDRKEVADHSMKAYQAATTTAEAELPPTHPIRLGLALNFSVFYYEILNSPERACHLAKQAFDEAISELDNLNEESYKDSTLIMQLLRDNLTLWTSDIPEDGDAQKAKAGVAEDAE
- the LOC131330075 gene encoding 14-3-3-like protein B isoform X1 is translated as MASRENFVYIAKLAEQAERYDEMVDSMKKVAMLDIDLTVEERNLLSVGYKNVVGARRASWRILTSIEQKEESRGNDQNAKRIKEYRHKVETELTDICTDIMRVIDEHLIPSSSSGESTVFYYKMKGDYYRYLAEFKTGNDRKEVADHSMKAYQAATTTAEAELPPTHPIRLGLALNFSVFYYEILNSPERACHLAKQAFDEAISELDNLNEESYKDSTLIMQLLRDNLTLWTSDIPEDGEDAQKAKAGVAEDAE